A stretch of Myxococcus hansupus DNA encodes these proteins:
- a CDS encoding patatin-like phospholipase family protein produces MPHRVLSMDGTSISGGEGYVTAGMLKSLRENLTAKGQTQSLLNDVELFSGTSAGAFNAAFFASYENPDDAFPKILDFWGEVVSMNRKAVGLARTALALTGNSALLDSSYMRDFFCSYFGATLRLGDLKRKVALPSFQLDGQRKALRTWKAKVFHNTGHDNDPDLNELVVDVLMRSGSPPLSYPIYQGMRHEGSGYVDGGIFANNPSLVALAQIVNNITRKSRAEKVETMETEPPDLTNILMMSVGNGCTSSYLTPRFCNGVANWGFSNWLLDFHDPMVLVKMMLEAGSDAADHQCRMILRKKYFRLNPVVEHSLSAGNTKQVESTVQQLVSTQSTLMQLNRAQAWLGKSGWMEKSAPSQTQPTPAT; encoded by the coding sequence ATGCCACACCGAGTCCTATCGATGGACGGTACTTCTATTTCTGGCGGTGAAGGGTATGTCACCGCCGGCATGCTCAAATCGCTTCGTGAGAATTTGACCGCGAAAGGGCAAACCCAGTCACTGCTGAACGACGTCGAGCTGTTCTCGGGCACGTCCGCGGGGGCGTTCAACGCGGCGTTCTTCGCCAGCTACGAGAACCCGGACGATGCCTTCCCCAAGATTCTCGACTTCTGGGGCGAAGTCGTCTCGATGAACCGCAAGGCCGTGGGGCTGGCCCGGACCGCGCTGGCGCTGACGGGCAACAGCGCGCTGCTCGATTCGAGCTACATGCGTGACTTCTTCTGCAGCTACTTCGGCGCCACGCTGCGGCTGGGCGACTTGAAGCGCAAGGTCGCGCTGCCGTCCTTCCAGTTGGATGGTCAGCGCAAGGCGCTCCGGACGTGGAAGGCCAAGGTGTTCCACAACACCGGCCACGACAACGATCCGGATCTCAACGAGCTGGTGGTGGACGTGCTGATGCGGAGCGGTTCGCCGCCGCTGTCCTATCCCATCTACCAGGGGATGCGGCACGAGGGGAGCGGCTACGTGGATGGCGGCATCTTCGCCAACAACCCGTCGCTGGTGGCCCTGGCGCAGATCGTCAACAACATCACCCGGAAGAGCCGCGCGGAGAAGGTCGAGACGATGGAGACCGAGCCGCCCGACCTCACGAACATCCTGATGATGTCGGTGGGCAACGGCTGCACGTCCTCCTATCTCACGCCGCGCTTCTGTAACGGCGTCGCCAACTGGGGCTTCTCCAACTGGCTGCTCGACTTCCATGACCCCATGGTCCTGGTGAAGATGATGCTCGAGGCCGGCTCGGACGCGGCGGACCACCAGTGCCGGATGATTCTGCGGAAGAAGTACTTCCGGCTGAATCCCGTGGTGGAGCACTCGCTCTCCGCGGGCAACACCAAGCAGGTCGAGTCCACCGTCCAGCAGCTCGTGAGCACGCAGTCCACGCTCATGCAGCTCAACCGGGCGCAGGCGTGGCTCGGCAAGTCCGGCTGGATGGAGAAGTCCGCGCCCAGCCAGACGCAGCCGACCCCGGCGACCTAA
- a CDS encoding ArsA family ATPase, whose protein sequence is MVRILLVSGRGGAGKSTVAAATALAASRRGLRTMLLSFGTSRGLGTAFGLEAPLFSGPRGVPVGINDQLSLHEVDVAEELRLGWNSGQGGLAALVGSGLERVSAEEVAVTAEAAHIVTLLRLGEYVREQRHDLIVVDCPSTSEALQLLNTVSAMSWYARKQQAPTQPGRKARLLAASLHGAEASLEVRDRLKAVDELLHNPEVTTLRLVTSADTASVQETQRAYTFFNLHGAAVDCVVINRLAPDGEGADAELSRVQQPHVEKLRGVFSGVLLLEVSRQVGDVVGEVPLEAFAEQLYQGEDPVRLGEPQPLLGLRKDAVDAYLLEVRLPFVTKGEVELSRRGEEFVIQVGGVRRNVVLPRMVAQLPTSGARMEGDRLIVSFQKERGV, encoded by the coding sequence ATGGTCAGGATTCTTCTTGTCTCCGGAAGAGGCGGCGCCGGAAAGAGCACCGTGGCCGCCGCGACGGCGCTGGCCGCTTCGCGCCGGGGCCTCCGGACGATGCTGCTTTCGTTCGGCACGTCTCGCGGTCTGGGCACCGCGTTCGGTCTGGAGGCGCCGCTCTTCTCCGGACCCCGGGGCGTGCCGGTGGGCATCAACGACCAGCTCTCCCTCCACGAGGTGGATGTCGCGGAGGAGCTCCGGTTGGGATGGAACAGCGGCCAGGGCGGCCTGGCCGCGCTGGTGGGCAGTGGCTTGGAGCGCGTGAGCGCGGAGGAGGTGGCGGTGACGGCCGAAGCGGCCCACATCGTCACGCTCCTCCGGCTGGGCGAGTACGTCCGGGAGCAGCGTCACGACCTCATCGTCGTGGACTGTCCGTCCACCTCCGAGGCGCTCCAGCTTCTCAACACCGTCTCCGCGATGAGCTGGTACGCGCGCAAGCAGCAGGCGCCCACGCAGCCGGGCCGCAAGGCGCGTTTGTTGGCCGCGAGCCTCCACGGCGCGGAGGCCAGCCTGGAGGTGCGTGACCGGCTCAAGGCCGTGGATGAGCTGCTGCACAACCCCGAGGTGACCACGCTGCGGCTGGTGACCTCCGCGGACACGGCCTCCGTTCAGGAGACGCAGCGGGCCTATACGTTCTTCAACCTCCACGGAGCCGCCGTGGACTGTGTCGTCATCAACCGCCTGGCACCGGACGGCGAGGGCGCGGACGCCGAGCTTTCGCGGGTGCAGCAGCCGCACGTGGAGAAGCTGCGCGGTGTCTTCAGCGGGGTGTTGTTGCTCGAGGTCTCGCGGCAAGTCGGGGACGTGGTGGGCGAGGTGCCGCTGGAGGCGTTCGCCGAGCAGCTCTACCAGGGCGAGGACCCGGTGCGACTCGGCGAGCCGCAGCCCTTGCTGGGCCTGCGCAAGGACGCGGTGGACGCGTACCTGCTGGAGGTCCGGCTCCCCTTCGTGACGAAGGGTGAGGTCGAGCTGTCCCGGAGGGGCGAGGAGTTCGTCATCCAGGTGGGTGGGGTCCGGCGCAACGTCGTGTTGCCCCGGATGGTCGCGCAGTTGCCGACGTCGGGTGCCCGCATGGAGGGCGACCGGCTCATCGTGAGTTTCCAGAAGGAAAGGGGTGTCTGA
- a CDS encoding type I polyketide synthase yields MESMTPLQRAALAIKTLRARVDGLERARSEPIAIIGMGCRFPGGANDPATYWDLLRAGVDAVGPVPPDRWDAEAYYAADPDAVWKMIVREGGFLSQPITGFDSEFFGLSPREANYVDPQQRLMLEVSWEALEDAGIAPGSLAGSDTGVYVGFLSSDYGRVPFKAVQTRDLPYMGTGNELSFSAGRVSYVLGLQGPSMVVATACSSALVSAHLACQALRQGECSLALAGGVNVIIRPDSNIVLSKMRALAPDGRSKTFDASANGYGRGEGCGVLVLKRLSDAQRDKDRILAVIRGSAVNHDGLSGGLTVPNGPAQEKLLRKALESAGLSPSDVSYIEAHGTGTPLGDPIELRALDAVLRHGRSPEAPLLVGSAKTNLGHLESAAGAAGMIKVVLSMRQGEIPPHLHFRKPNPAVDWDQLNLAIPTQVTPWPAGEKPRVAGISGFGLSGVNSHVLIAEAPPVQPRTPELTPRPHHVLALSARTPQALGELAQRYAQALGQPELTAQPLEDICFTANTGRESFRHRLAVLGTSHDALRTQLAAFATGENPPSVLTGKAEAAPKLAFLFTGQGAQWLGMGEELFKTEPAFRQALLRCDEVLRPLMGQSLIDLLYPADRDAQARARLDETGFTQPALFALEYALAQVWMQWGVRPDFVMGHSVGEFVAACVAGVFTLEEGLDLIATRARLMQSLPAGGAMAAVSAERAEVEALLGRYDGQVSIAAFNGPRNIVISGREAAVKDCVAELTRQGKRGTMLRVSHAFHSALMDPILDAFARAVEKVRFQAPTLPLISNLTGREAGKEILTPRYWVQHLREPVMFARGMQTLEQAGVKAFLEVGPKPTLVTMGQSCITQGNPLWAGSLRPERSDWQQLLEGLGALYVAGVPVNWRGLDQGRERYKVALPVYPFQRRSHWMELTGDSWDYPGASTAPTPLHPLLGHLHASPSQTRQFESSVGAAKPAFLKDHGVYGQVLMPGAAYVEMALAAGAALFTGTGGTVDEVTFSQALFLPEAGERRVHLLYSPEGERGGRFEIHSQEERTGDGESAWILHAHGKVSAAGATDGSRVDLARLKKQVSREVPVAGYYEKLSHAGLAYGPSFRGIQQLWRGENEVLGRLALTGSAADEAEQYTLQPALLDACFQMVGAVLDEEGDAAYLPVGVGKVQVLRSGLKDVWAHATLSRCDDAKGPGFTCDLQLLTADGDLVATVERLSLRRITRESLLGAKGKRFQGWLYELEWQERRLEAAPSVESSAPTTQCLILSDVAGVGARLAEKLKGRGWHVVTVRADAPGGRESAQALLARLPSGAAQGPLRVVDLWSLDGDGHDVPAHALGHASRVLALAQALVEAKGADTALWLVTRGAQSTSEKERITHLGSSVLWGLGKSITREHPDLHCRRVDLDAGAPGHEVEQLQAELLGAGAEDEIALRGTSRRVARLVRSRRARSAGSDVTLSPDASYLVTGGLGGLGLVVAERLVERGARHLVLMGRRAPSPEARARLDVLEQRGVTLQVLQCDVAAASELERAVSELSGRMPPIRGVVHSAGVIDDGLFVQMTPERLAKAFAPKVSGGWNLHQVFQGTALDFFVVFSSASSLIGSAGQANYVAANAFLDGLARHRQAQGLPGLSLNWGAWADVGAAAEDSIRRRMEQLGFGVIPLEDGLQAFEQALGLKGQLGVLPVDWAVLGRRGASPLFEAFIEKPGPAASEGIRQKLEKLPPKERRGALRAHVGTLVNGVLGRPPTEPLDPNQGFFEFGMDSLMSVELRNVLQRSLGTSLHATVAFDNPTVNGLVDYLAAEVLGLREEEATPVEEAPQDTELEALLADVDSLDDDAVQAMLRRGR; encoded by the coding sequence ATGGAGTCGATGACGCCGCTGCAGCGAGCGGCGCTGGCAATCAAGACCCTGCGGGCGCGCGTCGACGGATTGGAGCGCGCGCGCTCGGAGCCCATCGCCATCATTGGCATGGGGTGCCGGTTTCCAGGTGGGGCCAATGACCCCGCGACGTACTGGGACCTGCTGCGCGCGGGTGTGGACGCGGTGGGGCCGGTGCCTCCAGACCGCTGGGACGCGGAGGCGTACTACGCCGCGGACCCGGACGCGGTCTGGAAGATGATTGTCCGTGAGGGAGGCTTCCTGTCGCAGCCCATCACCGGCTTCGACAGCGAGTTCTTCGGGCTGTCGCCCCGCGAGGCGAACTACGTCGACCCCCAGCAGCGCCTCATGCTCGAGGTGTCGTGGGAAGCGCTGGAGGACGCCGGCATCGCGCCGGGCTCGCTGGCGGGCAGCGACACCGGCGTCTATGTCGGCTTCCTGAGCAGTGACTACGGCCGCGTGCCCTTCAAGGCGGTGCAGACCCGGGACCTGCCGTACATGGGGACCGGCAACGAGCTGAGCTTCTCCGCGGGGCGCGTCTCGTACGTGCTGGGCCTCCAGGGGCCGTCCATGGTCGTCGCGACGGCGTGCTCCTCCGCGCTCGTCTCGGCCCACCTCGCGTGTCAGGCCCTGCGTCAGGGCGAGTGCTCGCTCGCGCTCGCGGGCGGGGTGAATGTCATCATCCGGCCGGACAGCAACATCGTCCTGTCGAAGATGCGCGCCCTGGCGCCGGACGGACGGTCGAAGACGTTCGATGCCTCCGCCAATGGCTACGGCCGTGGTGAGGGCTGCGGCGTCCTGGTGCTCAAGCGCCTCTCCGACGCGCAGCGGGACAAGGACCGCATCCTCGCCGTCATCCGTGGCTCGGCGGTGAACCATGACGGCCTCAGCGGCGGACTGACGGTCCCCAACGGCCCCGCGCAGGAGAAGCTGCTGCGCAAGGCGCTGGAGTCCGCGGGCCTGTCGCCCTCGGACGTGAGCTACATCGAAGCCCACGGAACGGGGACTCCGCTGGGCGACCCCATCGAGCTGCGCGCGCTCGACGCCGTGCTCCGTCATGGCCGGAGCCCCGAGGCGCCGTTGCTCGTCGGCTCGGCGAAGACGAACCTCGGACACCTGGAGTCCGCCGCCGGTGCCGCGGGGATGATCAAGGTCGTGCTGTCGATGCGGCAGGGAGAGATTCCCCCGCACCTGCACTTCCGCAAGCCCAACCCGGCCGTGGATTGGGACCAGTTGAACCTCGCCATCCCCACGCAGGTGACGCCGTGGCCGGCGGGCGAGAAGCCCCGGGTCGCCGGCATCAGCGGCTTCGGCCTCAGCGGTGTGAACTCCCACGTGCTCATCGCGGAGGCTCCGCCCGTGCAGCCGCGGACGCCGGAGCTCACGCCTCGGCCGCACCATGTGCTCGCGCTCTCGGCGCGGACGCCGCAGGCGCTCGGTGAGCTGGCGCAGCGTTACGCGCAGGCGCTCGGCCAGCCCGAGCTCACGGCGCAGCCGCTGGAGGACATCTGCTTCACCGCGAACACGGGGCGTGAGTCCTTCCGTCACCGGCTGGCGGTGCTGGGCACGTCGCACGATGCGCTGCGCACGCAGCTCGCCGCCTTCGCCACGGGGGAGAACCCACCCTCGGTGCTGACGGGCAAGGCGGAGGCGGCGCCCAAGCTGGCCTTCCTCTTCACCGGGCAGGGCGCGCAGTGGCTGGGGATGGGGGAAGAGCTGTTCAAGACGGAGCCCGCGTTCCGTCAGGCGCTGCTTCGGTGCGACGAGGTGCTGCGGCCGTTGATGGGCCAGTCGCTCATCGACCTGCTCTATCCGGCGGATCGCGACGCACAGGCGCGGGCGCGGCTGGACGAGACGGGCTTCACCCAGCCCGCCCTGTTCGCGTTGGAGTACGCCCTGGCGCAGGTGTGGATGCAGTGGGGCGTCCGGCCGGACTTCGTCATGGGGCACTCCGTCGGCGAGTTCGTGGCAGCGTGCGTGGCGGGGGTATTCACCCTCGAAGAGGGGCTGGATCTCATCGCCACCCGTGCGCGGCTGATGCAGTCGCTGCCCGCCGGAGGCGCCATGGCGGCCGTGTCCGCCGAGCGCGCCGAGGTCGAGGCGCTGCTGGGCCGGTACGACGGCCAGGTCTCCATCGCGGCCTTCAATGGCCCTCGCAACATCGTGATTTCGGGGCGTGAAGCCGCGGTGAAGGACTGCGTGGCCGAGCTGACGCGGCAGGGGAAGCGCGGGACGATGCTGCGCGTCTCCCATGCGTTCCACTCGGCGTTGATGGACCCCATCCTCGATGCGTTCGCGCGGGCGGTGGAGAAGGTCCGCTTCCAGGCGCCGACGCTCCCGTTGATTTCCAACCTGACCGGGCGCGAGGCGGGGAAGGAAATCCTGACGCCCCGATACTGGGTGCAGCACCTCCGCGAGCCGGTGATGTTCGCCCGTGGAATGCAGACGCTGGAGCAGGCGGGCGTGAAGGCCTTCCTGGAGGTCGGTCCCAAGCCCACGCTGGTGACGATGGGCCAGTCCTGCATCACGCAGGGGAACCCGCTCTGGGCGGGGAGCTTGCGTCCCGAGCGCTCGGATTGGCAGCAACTGTTGGAGGGGCTCGGTGCGCTGTACGTCGCGGGTGTGCCCGTGAACTGGCGGGGCCTGGACCAGGGGCGAGAGCGATACAAGGTCGCGCTGCCCGTGTATCCCTTCCAGCGGCGGAGTCACTGGATGGAGCTGACGGGGGACTCCTGGGACTACCCGGGGGCGAGCACGGCGCCGACGCCGCTCCACCCGCTCCTGGGACACCTGCACGCTTCGCCGTCGCAGACGCGGCAGTTCGAGTCCTCCGTGGGCGCCGCGAAGCCCGCCTTCCTCAAGGACCATGGTGTGTATGGACAGGTCCTGATGCCCGGCGCGGCCTACGTGGAGATGGCGCTCGCGGCGGGGGCGGCGCTCTTCACGGGGACAGGAGGGACGGTCGACGAGGTCACGTTCTCGCAGGCCCTCTTCCTACCCGAAGCAGGTGAGCGCCGGGTCCACTTGCTGTACTCGCCGGAAGGCGAACGCGGCGGGCGCTTCGAAATCCACAGCCAGGAAGAGCGCACCGGTGACGGGGAGTCCGCGTGGATTCTCCATGCGCACGGTAAGGTGTCCGCCGCTGGGGCCACGGACGGCTCCCGCGTGGACCTCGCGCGCTTGAAGAAGCAGGTGTCGCGGGAAGTCCCGGTGGCGGGCTACTACGAGAAGCTGAGCCACGCCGGGCTCGCCTATGGTCCGAGCTTCCGTGGCATCCAGCAGCTCTGGCGCGGTGAAAATGAGGTCCTGGGCCGGTTGGCCCTCACTGGCAGCGCGGCGGACGAGGCGGAGCAGTACACGCTCCAGCCCGCGCTCCTGGATGCCTGCTTCCAGATGGTCGGGGCCGTGCTCGACGAGGAGGGCGATGCGGCCTACCTGCCCGTGGGCGTCGGCAAGGTCCAGGTGCTCCGGAGCGGCTTGAAGGACGTCTGGGCCCACGCCACGTTGTCCCGGTGCGATGACGCGAAGGGCCCTGGCTTCACGTGTGATCTCCAGCTCCTGACGGCGGACGGAGACCTCGTGGCGACGGTGGAGCGGTTGTCACTCCGGCGCATCACCCGCGAGAGCCTCCTGGGCGCGAAGGGCAAGCGCTTCCAGGGCTGGCTCTATGAGCTGGAGTGGCAGGAGCGGCGGCTGGAGGCCGCGCCGTCAGTGGAGTCCTCCGCGCCGACGACGCAGTGCCTCATCCTGTCCGACGTGGCGGGCGTGGGAGCGCGGCTCGCCGAAAAGCTCAAGGGGCGCGGATGGCATGTCGTGACGGTGCGCGCGGACGCGCCGGGCGGGCGTGAGTCCGCGCAGGCGCTCCTCGCCCGGTTGCCGTCGGGCGCGGCGCAAGGGCCCTTGCGCGTGGTCGACTTGTGGAGCCTCGACGGTGATGGCCATGACGTCCCGGCGCATGCCTTGGGACACGCCTCACGCGTGCTCGCGCTGGCCCAGGCGCTGGTCGAGGCCAAGGGGGCGGACACGGCCCTCTGGCTGGTGACGCGTGGCGCGCAGTCGACGTCGGAGAAAGAGCGCATCACCCACCTCGGAAGCTCGGTGTTGTGGGGGCTGGGCAAGTCCATCACCCGCGAGCACCCGGACCTCCACTGTCGCCGCGTGGACCTGGATGCGGGCGCGCCCGGGCACGAAGTCGAGCAGCTCCAGGCCGAGCTGCTCGGCGCCGGCGCCGAGGACGAAATCGCGCTGCGTGGCACGTCCCGCCGCGTGGCCCGGCTGGTGCGGAGCCGTCGGGCGCGGAGCGCGGGGAGCGACGTCACGTTGTCGCCCGACGCGAGCTACCTGGTGACGGGTGGCCTCGGCGGCCTGGGGCTCGTCGTCGCGGAGCGGCTGGTGGAGCGGGGGGCCCGTCACCTCGTGTTGATGGGCCGTCGCGCGCCATCCCCGGAGGCTCGAGCCCGGCTCGACGTGCTGGAGCAGCGCGGGGTGACGCTCCAGGTCCTGCAATGCGACGTGGCGGCGGCCTCGGAGCTGGAGCGCGCCGTCTCGGAGCTCTCCGGACGGATGCCGCCCATCCGGGGCGTGGTCCACTCCGCGGGCGTCATCGATGATGGCCTCTTCGTGCAGATGACGCCGGAGCGGCTGGCGAAGGCCTTCGCGCCCAAGGTCTCCGGTGGTTGGAACCTTCACCAGGTGTTCCAGGGCACGGCGCTGGACTTCTTCGTCGTGTTCTCCTCGGCCTCGTCCCTCATCGGCTCGGCGGGACAGGCCAACTACGTGGCCGCCAATGCCTTCCTCGACGGGCTCGCGCGTCACCGCCAGGCACAGGGCCTGCCCGGACTGAGCCTCAACTGGGGCGCCTGGGCCGACGTGGGCGCGGCGGCGGAGGACTCGATTCGCCGTCGCATGGAGCAGTTGGGCTTCGGCGTGATTCCGCTGGAAGACGGGCTTCAGGCCTTTGAACAGGCCCTGGGGCTCAAGGGACAGCTCGGCGTCCTTCCGGTGGACTGGGCGGTGCTCGGACGCCGAGGTGCTTCGCCGCTCTTCGAGGCCTTCATCGAGAAGCCGGGCCCGGCCGCGAGCGAGGGCATTCGTCAGAAGCTGGAGAAGCTGCCGCCCAAGGAGCGCCGAGGCGCGTTGCGCGCGCACGTGGGCACGCTGGTGAATGGCGTGCTGGGGCGTCCGCCGACGGAGCCGCTCGACCCGAACCAGGGCTTCTTCGAGTTCGGCATGGACTCGCTGATGTCCGTGGAGCTGCGCAACGTCCTGCAGCGCAGCCTGGGCACCTCGCTGCACGCGACGGTGGCCTTCGACAACCCCACCGTCAACGGGCTGGTGGACTACCTGGCGGCGGAGGTGTTGGGCCTGCGGGAGGAGGAGGCCACGCCCGTGGAGGAGGCGCCCCAGGACACCGAGCTGGAGGCGCTCCTGGCCGACGTGGACAGCCTGGACGACGATGCCGTCCAGGCCATGCTCCGGCGCGGCCGCTGA
- a CDS encoding acyl carrier protein: protein MNRDTLLKELTHYVVEELLDGDSNELDASTPLLELGVLNSLETARMMAFVQKKYGISVPAEALKVENLQTLSAITDLVYDARPRQP from the coding sequence ATGAACCGAGACACCCTCCTCAAGGAACTGACCCACTACGTCGTCGAGGAGCTCCTGGATGGAGACTCCAACGAGCTCGACGCGTCCACCCCGCTGCTGGAGCTGGGCGTGCTGAACTCGCTGGAGACGGCGCGGATGATGGCCTTCGTCCAGAAGAAGTACGGCATCTCCGTCCCCGCGGAGGCGCTGAAGGTGGAGAACCTCCAGACGCTCTCCGCCATCACGGACCTCGTCTACGACGCGAGGCCCCGCCAGCCGTAG